In the Desulfonauticus submarinus genome, AATAAAATAGCAATTTTAGATTGCCCTATTCTTATAGTAGGAGAAACAGGAACAGGTAAAGAACTAATAGCAAGAACTTTGCACAGTCTTAGTTTTAGAAAACAAAATAAATTTATAGCAATTCATTGTAGTACATTTAATCCAGAAATTCTTTTAAAAGAAATTTTTGGAGAAGAACATGAAGATTTAGAAGGAACCACCAGAAAGAGAATAGGACTTTTAGAGGTAGCAGAAGGAGGTACTCTTTTTTTAGATGAAATAGAAAATGCTCCTTTAATGATTCAAAGCATGATTTTAAAGTTTATAGAAAAAAAGAGTTTTATCCCTTACGGAGGGAACAGAGAAGTTAAAGTTGATGTAAGAATAATTGCGGCAACTAATGGAAATTTAATTCAAAAAGTAAAAGAAGGACAATTTAGGGAAGATTTATACTTTCGTCTCAATGCTGTTTCACTGGAGTTACCTCCTCTACGAGAAAGAAAAGATGATATTCCTTTATTAGCCTACTATTTTTTAAACAAATATGCTCAAGAATTTGGTAAAAATGTAAATAAAATTTCTGAGGAAGTGTTAAACACTTTTAAAAACTATGATTTCCCAGGAAATGTAAGAGAGTTAGAGTACGCAATTGAACGGGCTGTAATCTTGGCTGAAAATGAAGAAATTACGTTAACCTGCCTACCATCTAGATTTAAAAATCCTTCTTCACCAATAAAAAACCATAATCTAAAAACATTAGATGAAATAGAAAAAGAATATATTCTAAAAGTTCTTAAATTTACAAAGGGAAGTAAAAATGAAGCAGCAAAAATTTTAGGAATTAGTAGAACATCTCTTTGGAGAAAATTAAAACTTTATAACTTAGACCAATAAAAACAAGAGGGGAAAAACCTTTCCCCTCTTTATTTTATTATTCTTCACCTTTTTCTATCTTTTGAGCATCTTCTAAATCGCCATGAGTAGCTAAACCAGCAGCAGCCATAGTATCTTCTACCCTATGGGCCAATCTCTTTAAATAATCCCAAAAACTAGGCATATCAGCTTTATCAAAATATTCTGATT is a window encoding:
- a CDS encoding sigma-54-dependent transcriptional regulator, which encodes MINSPYVLIVDDEPDFLHTLGKRLSLRNFRPLLASSAAEAIEIAKHHPLNMAIVDYSLTDLNGVELAVKLKKLKPNLQVTLVTGYAKEASQKNETIPIIDKSNLDELWNIIGHFTPENKISPKSNPTASRIPWIIGETQKIQKLKKNLNKIAILDCPILIVGETGTGKELIARTLHSLSFRKQNKFIAIHCSTFNPEILLKEIFGEEHEDLEGTTRKRIGLLEVAEGGTLFLDEIENAPLMIQSMILKFIEKKSFIPYGGNREVKVDVRIIAATNGNLIQKVKEGQFREDLYFRLNAVSLELPPLRERKDDIPLLAYYFLNKYAQEFGKNVNKISEEVLNTFKNYDFPGNVRELEYAIERAVILAENEEITLTCLPSRFKNPSSPIKNHNLKTLDEIEKEYILKVLKFTKGSKNEAAKILGISRTSLWRKLKLYNLDQ